CTGCTACGTGGACCCGGCGGTGCTGCGCGTCTTCGAGGAATCGGGCGAGGTGACGCCGGGCCGCGGCGCGCGGCGCGCCGCGTTGGCCGGGGAGTATCCCGCCGCGGTGCGGCTGATGGACCGGATGTATCCCGTGAAGGACCAGGGTGCGCGCGGTACGTGTGTCGCCTTTGCGTCCGTGGCGCTGCGCGAGTACCTGAACCAGCGGCAGGAGCAGTTCTCCGAACAGTTTCTCTACTGGGCCTGCAAGGAACTCGACGGGTCGCCCGGCCCGGGGACGTGGGTGCACACGGCCATCTCGGCGCTCGCGGAATACGGGGTGTGCCGCGCGAATATGTGGCCCTACAATCCGTCGCAGAACGACGATAACGAGGCGCAGGGCCCGCCGCCGCCGGGCGCGGAGCAGAACGCGGCCCGCTACCGCATGCGCTACGCGCGCACGGTAGAGCCCGGAGTGGTAGAACATTATAAGCGCGTGCTGGCGGGCGACGGCGCCACGCCGGGCATGCCGGTCGCCTTCGCCACGCTTGTTTTCTACAGCTGGTACGCTTCCGCCGAGACGCACCGCACGGGAAAGATCACGATGCCGTTGCCGGGCGAACAGCCGCTGCCGGGCGGCCACGCATGGTGCGTCGCGGGCTACGTGGACAGCCCGGCCGCTCCGGGCGGCGGCTACTTCATCGTGCGCAACAGCTGGGGCGCGCACTGGGCCCCGGACAGCCCGGAGGTTGCGGGCCATGCCTTGATGCCGTATGCCTACGTCGCGCGGTATGCCCTCGAGGCGTATACGGGCGCGATGGTGGATCAACCCGCGGCGCGGGACGCATGCGACGATGATTTCGCGCCCTATGTCATGACCCTGAAGCAGAATCATCCGGATATCCGTGATGCCTTGCTCACGGCGGGCTCGAAGGTGCTGACGAATCCGGACGCGCCGGACCGGATGATGATGGACACGCCGGCGAATCGCAGGCAGTTCCGGGCGCAGGATTTCACCTGGGATCCGCAGACGCGCAGCCGACGTTATTTCCCGCCGGTTGCGGCGCTGACGCGGCCCGTGCGCGACGAAATAGACCGGCTGACGGAACTGAAGCAGGGTTTTCTGGGCACGCTGGACCGCAACCTGGACCTGGCGAAGAAGCAGCCGCTTCCGGACAGGAACCTGCCGCCGTGGCTCTACCTGATTCCCTGGGAGCCGCGCGTCGCGGAGGTTGCAAAGGAAGACATCTCGGCGTATCTGTGCGCGGCGGTCCGGAAACGGGCCAACGTGCCGGACGAGGTGGCCTGGCCCGAGGAATGGGAACGCGTGCTGGCGCAGACCAATCATGCCTCGGTTTACACGCTGGGCGGCGCGGGCGTGCAGGTGCA
The DNA window shown above is from Candidatus Hydrogenedentota bacterium and carries:
- a CDS encoding C1 family peptidase; translation: MGDFSMIISGQTSLDRAGVLPAATLEQLRGLWIESVEELVSVAAALDAHQRGVLSGALGGDVPDLPGLSSRFIDPRRLEGLTRAQPGGGLGCYVDPAVLRVFEESGEVTPGRGARRAALAGEYPAAVRLMDRMYPVKDQGARGTCVAFASVALREYLNQRQEQFSEQFLYWACKELDGSPGPGTWVHTAISALAEYGVCRANMWPYNPSQNDDNEAQGPPPPGAEQNAARYRMRYARTVEPGVVEHYKRVLAGDGATPGMPVAFATLVFYSWYASAETHRTGKITMPLPGEQPLPGGHAWCVAGYVDSPAAPGGGYFIVRNSWGAHWAPDSPEVAGHALMPYAYVARYALEAYTGAMVDQPAARDACDDDFAPYVMTLKQNHPDIRDALLTAGSKVLTNPDAPDRMMMDTPANRRQFRAQDFTWDPQTRSRRYFPPVAALTRPVRDEIDRLTELKQGFLGTLDRNLDLAKKQPLPDRNLPPWLYLIPWEPRVAEVAKEDISAYLCAAVRKRANVPDEVAWPEEWERVLAQTNHASVYTLGGAGVQVHVVVSFLSPLLCRPGESPETVLPAPDALQTIEQAYAAWREKTGARAALFVYHAVGVGGPFRVSPDALSDSGSIKAVSYPVARDQSGHVWKFQIPSRFEERPRLARFLSRLKPETLEQRATRIDRRIRRMLDSGFAGHLTAVKLAAETGYSLAETVDAYLLLEQQGEYGLYETEKKMLAIERLRPQQQQKQRRARLSKNWLQRHLLLILSPPISVALWMIKDAILGRPFTLRGFLVALPMAYIGALIDRYLLRFREPKE